In Raphanus sativus cultivar WK10039 chromosome 5, ASM80110v3, whole genome shotgun sequence, the following proteins share a genomic window:
- the LOC108862816 gene encoding protein FIP1 isoform X2 — protein sequence MSTERRPMTNEENAMFLDILQEAPLFGHRKSRSLVGSYLYLILLAGYAVLAAGAPWIFHHLHHLTPSLLCCCDVALLILTGIFQQYFVFQVQKIRLQGYYSFSQKLKHVVRLPFAIAAYGTAGMLLVIVWDPQISILSTSALQRIIMIAESVCAGFFMSLYIGYVHQYNSVNSRPDVLKSLYSPLQPSSSMDGLRYYEGRLSDQQTALLQYQRENLHFLSEEILSLQEKLSKYEQSDDGRTPQVDLAHLLASRDQELRTLSAESELRLARSLIAERDAEVQRVNNTNSQYIEENERLRAILSEWSMRAANLERALEVERMSNSELQKEVAAGRRKQMVEASEQSPL from the exons ATGTCAACGGAGAGACGTCCGATGACCAACGAAGAGAACGCTAT GTTCCTTGACATATTACAAGAAGCACCTTTGTTCGGTCACAGGAAATCTAGAAGCCTTGTTGGAAGTTACCTCTATCTGATTCTATTGGCAGGCTATGCCGTTTTAGCTGCAGGAGCTCCTTGGATTTTTCATCATCTCCACCATCTGACCCCTTCTTTGCTCTGCTGCTGCGATGTTGCGCTTTTGATTCTCACTG GTATCTTTCAACagtattttgtttttcaagTCCAGAAAATACGTCTTCAG GGTTATTACAGTTTCAGTCAGAAGTTGAAGCATGTTGTTCGTCTTCCATTTGCAATCGCTGCATATG GGACCGCTGGGATGCTTCTTGTGATAGTATGGGATCCCCAAATCAGCATTCTTTCTACCTCTGCTTTACAACG GATCATTATGATTGCTGAATCAGTGTGTGCTGGCTTCTTCATGAGTTTATATATAG GTTATGTGCATCAATACAATTCCGTTAATTCCAGGCCAGATGTCTTGAAGTCGTTATACTCTCCTCTTCAACCGTCAAGTTCTATGGACGGCCTGAGGTATTATGAAGGCCGACTTTCTGATCAACAGACGGCTTTGTTACAATATCAGCGAGAAAACCTCCATTTTCTAAGCGAGGAG ATTCTGTCTTTGCAAGAGAAACTAAGCAAATATGAACAATCTGATGATGGAAGAACCCCTCAG GTTGATCTGGCACATCTTTTAGCTTCTCGAGATCAGGAGTTGAGGACCCTTTCAGCTGAG TCTGAGCTACGGCTTGCTCGTTCTTTGATAGCAGAGAGAGATGCAGAGGTGCAGCGTGTCAACAATACCAACAGTCAG TATATTGAAGAAAACGAAAGGCTGAGGGCGATACTGAGTGAATGGAGCATGCGAGCAGCAAat CTTGAGAGAGCTTTGGAAGTGGAGCGTATGTCTAACTCGGAACTACAGAAGGAAGTGGCAGCTGGGCGTAGAAAGCAGATGGTAGAGGCATCTGAGCAATCTCCATTGTAA
- the LOC130512735 gene encoding uncharacterized protein LOC130512735, protein MEPPPSSRPEEPPSWDELYKINLMPSELFLKFRKELQGLRVGVNLELYNEPTNDYHAKLVLKPLSPERNWKFIYEPLHQEVRVLSKKIPITRFLNLQVGVGHNFQMNAMGWKWKLTSCLGGDGVSRIRNKTTLGLTPGVDLRFGWRADFVLPEVTGALGTEEPLFNMSSGRLEASLDRVEAILTHSEYL, encoded by the exons ATGGAGCCACCACCGAGTTCGCGACCGGAGGAACCTCCGTCATGGGACGAACTTTACAAAATCAATCTAATGCCATCGGAGCTGTTTCTCAAGTTCCGAAAAGAGCTCCAAGGCCTTCGCGTTGGCGTCAACCTCgag TTGTATAACGAACCCACGAATGATTACCACGCAAAGCTTGTTTTGAAGCCACTATCACCAGAAAGGAATTGGAAGTTTATTTATGAGCCTTTACACCAAGAAGTTCGTGTTCTTTCAAAGAAGATTCCTATCACCAGATTTCTCAACCTCCag GTTGGTGTGGGGCATAACTTTCAGATGAATGCAATGGGTTGGAAATGGAAGCTTACCTCTTGTTTGGGTGGAGATGGTGTGTCTCGGATCCGAAACAAAACCACTCTTGGTTTGACTCCTGGTGTCGATTTACGGTTTGGTTGGAGAGCTGATTTTGTACTCCCTGAAGTTACTGG AGCTCTTGGTACTGAAGAACCGTTATTCAACATGAGCTCAGGGCGTTTAGAGGCATCACTGGATAGAGTAGAAGCCATTTTAACACATTCCGAATATCTATAA
- the LOC108862814 gene encoding pentatricopeptide repeat-containing protein At2g06000 isoform X1 — protein MIRSSLATTVGLFHTHTHGGAQARPLKTNTREVTHCPEAWLVKILSTLFVYRVPDSDLCFCYLSKNINPFIAFEVVKKLDDPHIRFRFWEFSRSKLNVRHSFWTYNLLTRSLCKAGLHDLAGKVFECMKSDGVSPNSRLLGFLVSSFAVKGDLRFATALLLQSYEVQGVSMVVNSFLHTLVRLGRVDDAMGLFQKHLKFRSCNDTCTFNILIRGLCGVGKAEKALELLAEMMMTSSPDIVTYNTLIKGFCESNDLNKAYDMFCEVKSRKGCSLDVVTYTSMMSGYCKAGKVKEASLLFDEMVGLGIYPNNITFNVLVDGYSKAGDMSSAEVVRGKMESFGCFPDVVTYTSLIDGYCRVGQVNKGFSLWEEMTAEGMFPNAFTYSILINALCKENRLLRARDLLRQLACEGVVSKPFLYNPVIDGFCKAGKVNEANVIVAEMEKTKCKPDKITFTILIIGNCMKGRMGEAVSIFHKMVAIGCSPDKITVSSLLSCLLKAGMAKEAYQLNQIAVKCQSNDVASQETKAVNVTVAAC, from the coding sequence ATGATCCGATCATCCTTGGCCACCACCGTAGGCCTCTTCCACACACACACTCATGGCGGAGCACAAGCTCGTCCTCTAAAGACCAATACCCGAGAAGTAACCCATTGCCCCGAAGCATGGCTGGTCAAAATCCTCTCCACTCTCTTCGTCTACAGGGTTCCAGACTCCGATCTCTGTTTCTGCTACCTCAGCAAGAACATAAACCCGTTCATCGCGTTCGAGGTCGTCAAGAAACTCGACGATCCCCACATCCGGTTCCGGTTCTGGGAGTTCAGCAGATCCAAGCTCAACGTTCGCCACTCTTTCTGGACTTACAACCTCCTCACTAGATCGCTTTGCAAAGCCGGTTTGCACGATTTGGCGGGGAAGGTGTTCGAGTGTATGAAGAGCGATGGTGTTTCTCCCAACAGCCGGTTGTTAGGTTTTCTGGTGTCTTCTTTCGCTGTAAAGGGTGACCTTCGTTTCGCCACTGCTTTGCTTCTCCAGTCTTACGAGGTTCAAGGGGTTTCTATGGTGGTCAACAGTTTCTTGCACACGTTAGTGAGGCTGGGTCGTGTGGACGATGCCATGGGTCTATTCCAGAAGCATCTCAAGTTTCGTTCTTGTAATGATACCTGCACGTTTAACATTCTGATTCGAGGTTTGTGCGGTGTAGGGAAAGCTGAGAAAGCATTAGAGCTTTTGGCTGAGATGATGATGACTAGTTCACCTGATATCGTTACCTATAATACTCTTATTAAGGGCTTTTGCGAGAGTAATGATCTCAACAAGGCCTACGATATGTTCTGCGAGGTTAAGTCGAGAAAGGGTTGTTCTCTCGATGTTGTTACTTATACTTCGATGATGTCAGGGTACTGCAAAGCTGGCAAGGTGAAGGAAGCGTCTCTTCTGTTTGATGAGATGGTTGGTTTGGGGATTTATCCTAATAACATTACTTTTAATGTTCTGGTCGATGGTTATTCCAAAGCGGGTGACATGTCTTCTGCGGAAGTTGTTCGCGGGAAGATGGAATCTTTCGGCTGTTTCCCGGATGTTGTGACCTACACTTCTTTGATTGATGGGTACTGCAGAGTGGGACAAGTCAACAAAGGGTTTAGTCTTTGGGAAGAAATGACTGCGGAAGGAATGTTTCCTAACGCATTTACCTATTCCATTCTTATCAACGCCCTCTGTAAAGAGAATAGGCTGCTCAGGGCTCGTGATCTTTTGAGGCAGTTAGCTTGTGAGGGCGTCGTCTCGAAACCGTTTCTGTACAACCCTGTCATTGATGGGTTTTGTAAGGCTGGAAAGGTCAACGAGGCAAATGTTATTGTGGCAGAGATGGAGAAGACGAAATGCAAACCGGATAAGATCACTTTTACCATTCTTATAATTGGGAATTGCATGAAAGGAAGGATGGGTGAAGCAGTCAGCATTTTCCACAAAATGGTGGCGATTGGTTGTTCGCCGGATAAGATCACAGTGAGCTCTTTGTTGTCATGTCTTCTTAAGGCTGGAATGGCAAAGGAGGCCTATCAACTAAACCAGATTGCAGTGAAATGCCAAAGTAATGATGTAGCATCTCAAGAGACCAAAGCTGTGAATGTAACTGTGGCTGCCTGCTAA
- the LOC108862816 gene encoding protein FIP1 isoform X1 encodes MSTERRPMTNEENAMFLDILQEAPLFGHRKSRSLVGSYLYLILLAGYAVLAAGAPWIFHHLHHLTPSLLCCCDVALLILTGIFQQYFVFQVQKIRLQGYYSFSQKLKHVVRLPFAIAAYGTAGMLLVIVWDPQISILSTSALQRIIMIAESVCAGFFMSLYIGYVHQYNSVNSRPDVLKSLYSPLQPSSSMDGLRYYEGRLSDQQTALLQYQRENLHFLSEEILSLQEKLSKYEQSDDGRTPQVDLAHLLASRDQELRTLSAEMNQLQSELRLARSLIAERDAEVQRVNNTNSQYIEENERLRAILSEWSMRAANLERALEVERMSNSELQKEVAAGRRKQMVEASEQSPL; translated from the exons ATGTCAACGGAGAGACGTCCGATGACCAACGAAGAGAACGCTAT GTTCCTTGACATATTACAAGAAGCACCTTTGTTCGGTCACAGGAAATCTAGAAGCCTTGTTGGAAGTTACCTCTATCTGATTCTATTGGCAGGCTATGCCGTTTTAGCTGCAGGAGCTCCTTGGATTTTTCATCATCTCCACCATCTGACCCCTTCTTTGCTCTGCTGCTGCGATGTTGCGCTTTTGATTCTCACTG GTATCTTTCAACagtattttgtttttcaagTCCAGAAAATACGTCTTCAG GGTTATTACAGTTTCAGTCAGAAGTTGAAGCATGTTGTTCGTCTTCCATTTGCAATCGCTGCATATG GGACCGCTGGGATGCTTCTTGTGATAGTATGGGATCCCCAAATCAGCATTCTTTCTACCTCTGCTTTACAACG GATCATTATGATTGCTGAATCAGTGTGTGCTGGCTTCTTCATGAGTTTATATATAG GTTATGTGCATCAATACAATTCCGTTAATTCCAGGCCAGATGTCTTGAAGTCGTTATACTCTCCTCTTCAACCGTCAAGTTCTATGGACGGCCTGAGGTATTATGAAGGCCGACTTTCTGATCAACAGACGGCTTTGTTACAATATCAGCGAGAAAACCTCCATTTTCTAAGCGAGGAG ATTCTGTCTTTGCAAGAGAAACTAAGCAAATATGAACAATCTGATGATGGAAGAACCCCTCAG GTTGATCTGGCACATCTTTTAGCTTCTCGAGATCAGGAGTTGAGGACCCTTTCAGCTGAG ATGAATCAACTTCAGTCTGAGCTACGGCTTGCTCGTTCTTTGATAGCAGAGAGAGATGCAGAGGTGCAGCGTGTCAACAATACCAACAGTCAG TATATTGAAGAAAACGAAAGGCTGAGGGCGATACTGAGTGAATGGAGCATGCGAGCAGCAAat CTTGAGAGAGCTTTGGAAGTGGAGCGTATGTCTAACTCGGAACTACAGAAGGAAGTGGCAGCTGGGCGTAGAAAGCAGATGGTAGAGGCATCTGAGCAATCTCCATTGTAA
- the LOC108862814 gene encoding pentatricopeptide repeat-containing protein At2g06000 isoform X2, which yields MIRSSLATTVGLFHTHTHGGAQARPLKTNTREVTHCPEAWLVKILSTLFVYRVPDSDLCFCYLSKNINPFIAFEVVKKLDDPHIRFRFWEFSRSKLNVRHSFWTYNLLTRSLCKAGLHDLAGKVFECMKSDGVSPNSRLLGFLVSSFAVKGDLRFATALLLQSYEVQGVSMVVNSFLHTLVRLGRVDDAMGKAEKALELLAEMMMTSSPDIVTYNTLIKGFCESNDLNKAYDMFCEVKSRKGCSLDVVTYTSMMSGYCKAGKVKEASLLFDEMVGLGIYPNNITFNVLVDGYSKAGDMSSAEVVRGKMESFGCFPDVVTYTSLIDGYCRVGQVNKGFSLWEEMTAEGMFPNAFTYSILINALCKENRLLRARDLLRQLACEGVVSKPFLYNPVIDGFCKAGKVNEANVIVAEMEKTKCKPDKITFTILIIGNCMKGRMGEAVSIFHKMVAIGCSPDKITVSSLLSCLLKAGMAKEAYQLNQIAVKCQSNDVASQETKAVNVTVAAC from the exons ATGATCCGATCATCCTTGGCCACCACCGTAGGCCTCTTCCACACACACACTCATGGCGGAGCACAAGCTCGTCCTCTAAAGACCAATACCCGAGAAGTAACCCATTGCCCCGAAGCATGGCTGGTCAAAATCCTCTCCACTCTCTTCGTCTACAGGGTTCCAGACTCCGATCTCTGTTTCTGCTACCTCAGCAAGAACATAAACCCGTTCATCGCGTTCGAGGTCGTCAAGAAACTCGACGATCCCCACATCCGGTTCCGGTTCTGGGAGTTCAGCAGATCCAAGCTCAACGTTCGCCACTCTTTCTGGACTTACAACCTCCTCACTAGATCGCTTTGCAAAGCCGGTTTGCACGATTTGGCGGGGAAGGTGTTCGAGTGTATGAAGAGCGATGGTGTTTCTCCCAACAGCCGGTTGTTAGGTTTTCTGGTGTCTTCTTTCGCTGTAAAGGGTGACCTTCGTTTCGCCACTGCTTTGCTTCTCCAGTCTTACGAGGTTCAAGGGGTTTCTATGGTGGTCAACAGTTTCTTGCACACGTTAGTGAGGCTGGGTCGTGTGGACGATGCCATGG GGAAAGCTGAGAAAGCATTAGAGCTTTTGGCTGAGATGATGATGACTAGTTCACCTGATATCGTTACCTATAATACTCTTATTAAGGGCTTTTGCGAGAGTAATGATCTCAACAAGGCCTACGATATGTTCTGCGAGGTTAAGTCGAGAAAGGGTTGTTCTCTCGATGTTGTTACTTATACTTCGATGATGTCAGGGTACTGCAAAGCTGGCAAGGTGAAGGAAGCGTCTCTTCTGTTTGATGAGATGGTTGGTTTGGGGATTTATCCTAATAACATTACTTTTAATGTTCTGGTCGATGGTTATTCCAAAGCGGGTGACATGTCTTCTGCGGAAGTTGTTCGCGGGAAGATGGAATCTTTCGGCTGTTTCCCGGATGTTGTGACCTACACTTCTTTGATTGATGGGTACTGCAGAGTGGGACAAGTCAACAAAGGGTTTAGTCTTTGGGAAGAAATGACTGCGGAAGGAATGTTTCCTAACGCATTTACCTATTCCATTCTTATCAACGCCCTCTGTAAAGAGAATAGGCTGCTCAGGGCTCGTGATCTTTTGAGGCAGTTAGCTTGTGAGGGCGTCGTCTCGAAACCGTTTCTGTACAACCCTGTCATTGATGGGTTTTGTAAGGCTGGAAAGGTCAACGAGGCAAATGTTATTGTGGCAGAGATGGAGAAGACGAAATGCAAACCGGATAAGATCACTTTTACCATTCTTATAATTGGGAATTGCATGAAAGGAAGGATGGGTGAAGCAGTCAGCATTTTCCACAAAATGGTGGCGATTGGTTGTTCGCCGGATAAGATCACAGTGAGCTCTTTGTTGTCATGTCTTCTTAAGGCTGGAATGGCAAAGGAGGCCTATCAACTAAACCAGATTGCAGTGAAATGCCAAAGTAATGATGTAGCATCTCAAGAGACCAAAGCTGTGAATGTAACTGTGGCTGCCTGCTAA